From one Rhodospirillaceae bacterium genomic stretch:
- a CDS encoding alpha/beta hydrolase — translation MRWRGLRFILPAILILTACAPILKQPGPAIGEARLSNDAILTVDGYRLPLRSWKPTSSPPKAILVALHGFNDYSNFFHDPGTYLAEQGFLTYAYDQRGFGETQHRGFWPGTQAYIDDLKTVVRLVRSNHKGVPLYIIGESMGGAVTMVTMTGPEPPKVDGVILSAPAVWGRETMPFYQRWALGVASYTVPWLTLTGRGLKIKPSDNLEMLRALGRDPLVIKETRVDTVHGLTNLMDAALAASDKFDKKSLILYGMRDEVVPKDPTIQMLRRLPKSARQHQRIAIYKKGYHMLLRDLKAKIFWHDIAAWIQNAQAPLPSKADTGARARFVSEKP, via the coding sequence ATGAGGTGGCGGGGTCTCCGGTTCATACTTCCGGCGATTCTGATCTTAACCGCGTGCGCGCCAATCCTAAAACAACCGGGTCCAGCCATTGGCGAAGCACGGCTTAGCAATGATGCTATTCTCACTGTTGATGGCTATCGCTTACCCCTTCGCAGTTGGAAACCGACATCATCTCCACCAAAGGCTATCCTCGTCGCCTTGCACGGCTTTAACGATTACAGCAATTTTTTTCACGATCCCGGAACCTATTTGGCAGAACAAGGGTTTCTAACCTACGCCTACGATCAGCGAGGATTCGGCGAAACTCAGCACCGCGGATTCTGGCCCGGCACCCAGGCCTATATCGATGATCTTAAAACCGTGGTGCGGTTGGTTCGTTCGAACCACAAAGGCGTTCCGCTCTACATCATTGGCGAAAGCATGGGCGGGGCGGTAACGATGGTTACAATGACAGGCCCGGAGCCCCCCAAAGTCGATGGCGTCATTCTATCTGCTCCGGCGGTTTGGGGCCGTGAAACCATGCCGTTCTATCAACGCTGGGCCTTGGGCGTTGCATCATACACCGTGCCCTGGCTAACGTTGACTGGTCGCGGATTAAAGATCAAACCATCCGATAATTTAGAAATGCTCCGCGCGCTCGGTCGCGACCCGCTGGTGATCAAAGAAACCCGCGTCGATACTGTTCACGGCCTTACCAACCTTATGGATGCGGCCTTGGCGGCGTCGGATAAGTTCGATAAAAAATCGCTGATTTTATACGGCATGCGGGATGAAGTCGTACCAAAAGACCCAACAATTCAAATGCTCCGCCGATTGCCTAAATCAGCGCGCCAGCACCAACGCATTGCAATTTACAAAAAGGGCTACCACATGCTGCTTCGGGATTTGAAGGCAAAAATCTTTTGGCACGACATCGCGGCCTGGATACAAAATGCACAAGCACCCTTGCCGTCTAAAGCTGACACGGGCGCTCGCGCGCGTTTCGTTTCAGAAAAGCCTTAG
- a CDS encoding prolyl oligopeptidase family serine peptidase has protein sequence MMFEYFPENYPWSMAAMMAVNAGAVMSEVDEVLRDLKDVAVRNDDTANQSWHDAWSKLGERSERLAKLDVGKNRRISAGDKYLRAAIYFMTAERMGKSNSPERLVTYKRMLRCFELGTQNLQAPVTKVQVPFQDTFLPALFYQAQNVTDNSPAPCIIHFDGLDVMKEYLYLTGLSAQYARRGISTLLLDHPGVGEALRLQDLKLTPNTEEPASAAVDYLESRADIDANKIGIAGISLGGYYAPRAAGFESRLNCVVAWGSINDYGTITRGRLDGSGTNLSVSHWEEHMHWVLGTSTREEIISFTDEMVLDEALANIRCPLLILHGENDRQIPVAMAKKTAAGAVNSPAVELKIFTEEEGGVEHCQVDHSSLAIEYMADWVADVFND, from the coding sequence ATGATGTTTGAATATTTTCCTGAAAATTATCCGTGGTCGATGGCGGCCATGATGGCGGTGAACGCAGGCGCCGTCATGTCCGAGGTGGATGAGGTGTTGCGCGATCTAAAGGACGTTGCGGTTCGCAATGATGATACGGCAAACCAATCTTGGCACGATGCTTGGTCGAAACTCGGCGAGCGTTCCGAGAGGTTGGCCAAACTTGATGTCGGTAAGAACCGACGCATCAGCGCCGGTGATAAATATTTGCGCGCCGCCATTTACTTCATGACCGCCGAACGAATGGGTAAGTCGAATTCGCCCGAACGTCTGGTTACCTACAAAAGGATGCTCCGGTGCTTCGAACTCGGTACGCAAAATTTACAAGCCCCCGTGACCAAGGTTCAGGTTCCATTCCAAGACACCTTTCTACCAGCACTTTTCTATCAGGCTCAAAACGTAACGGACAATTCGCCAGCGCCCTGCATCATCCATTTTGATGGATTGGATGTCATGAAAGAGTATTTATATCTGACCGGGTTGTCGGCGCAATATGCGCGGCGCGGAATTTCAACGCTGTTGTTAGATCATCCTGGCGTTGGTGAGGCCCTGCGTTTGCAAGACCTTAAACTTACACCGAATACGGAAGAGCCAGCTTCCGCAGCAGTTGATTACCTAGAGAGCCGCGCGGACATCGATGCTAATAAAATTGGCATCGCGGGTATCAGCCTGGGCGGTTACTACGCGCCGCGCGCGGCAGGGTTTGAAAGCCGACTAAACTGTGTCGTCGCATGGGGTTCGATCAACGACTATGGGACCATTACCCGTGGAAGGCTCGATGGATCAGGTACAAATTTATCTGTTTCCCATTGGGAAGAACACATGCACTGGGTCCTCGGCACATCGACGCGCGAAGAAATTATAAGCTTTACCGACGAGATGGTTTTGGATGAGGCATTAGCAAACATTCGCTGCCCGCTGCTTATTCTGCACGGCGAAAATGATCGCCAGATTCCAGTAGCAATGGCGAAAAAAACTGCGGCAGGGGCGGTCAATAGCCCAGCGGTTGAGCTTAAGATTTTTACCGAGGAAGAGGGCGGGGTTGAACACTGTCAGGTTGATCATAGCAGCTTGGCGATCGAATACATGGCCGACTGGGTCGCAGACGTTTTTAACGACTAA
- a CDS encoding response regulator: MGSQPPYKFVIVDDDASMLKLMCALLEDRGHDVVLSHSGMSAGLDIPDLRPDCVITDRVMFGVDGFEMVRDLREDSELQHVKYIMVSGAVDRTIQSKIEDADFDAFFNKPIDPATFADEIERVMQRE, translated from the coding sequence ATGGGTTCCCAGCCACCCTACAAGTTCGTCATCGTCGACGACGATGCAAGCATGCTTAAACTGATGTGCGCGCTTCTAGAGGATCGTGGTCATGACGTTGTTTTGTCTCATTCTGGCATGTCAGCTGGCTTAGATATTCCTGATTTACGCCCCGACTGCGTTATTACGGATCGGGTTATGTTCGGAGTGGATGGCTTTGAGATGGTGCGTGATCTTCGAGAGGACTCGGAATTGCAGCATGTGAAATATATTATGGTTTCAGGCGCGGTGGACAGGACCATACAATCGAAGATCGAAGACGCTGATTTCGATGCATTTTTTAACAAACCCATTGACCCAGCCACCTTCGCTGACGAGATCGAACGAGTGATGCAGCGTGAATGA